The following are from one region of the Lodderomyces elongisporus chromosome 7, complete sequence genome:
- the SUI3 gene encoding translation initiation factor eIF-2 beta subunit (BUSCO:EOG09264OQ8) gives MSDLGFDATLKKKKKVKKTVDGATPSESTESTPQPSTTSSGAVGDDLFSGLKKKKKSSSKKSEDSPLEKSLSPDAGASDDLSASLGDLSLKKKKKKSTKNLDLNEFEQQLEEAGVEDVANDDSLADSQTQTQLGGGLSYDELLSRFFEILKTNNPELAGDRSGPKFRIPPPVCQREGSKKTLFANVQEIATVLQRNPEHLIQFLFAELGTSGSIDGEKRLVLKGKFQPKQMESVLRRYIIEYVTCKTCKSMNTELKRESANRLHFLSCKACGSTRSVSSIKTGFQAQIGKRKKF, from the coding sequence ATGTCTGACTTGGGATTTGATGCAActttaaagaagaagaaaaaggttaAGAAGACTGTTGATGGAGCAACGCCCTCAGAAAGCACAGAGTCAACACCACAACCATCGACCACATCATCAGGAGCTGTAGGCGACGACTTGTTCTCAggattgaagaagaagaagaaatccAGTTCTAAGAAATCAGAAGACTCGCCATTGGAAAAGTCTCTCTCCCCTGATGCAGGTGCAAGCGATGATCTTTCGGCCTCGCTTGGCGACCTATcgttaaaaaagaagaagaagaagagcaCAAAGAACCTCGACTTGAACGAGTTTGAGCAGCAATTAGAAGAAGCTGGTGTGGAAGATGTGGCTAACGATGATAGCTTAGCCGACTcgcaaacacaaacacaattgGGAGGCGGATTATCATATGACGAATTGCTTTCACGATTTTTtgagattttgaaaaccaATAATCCAGAACTTGCTGGAGACAGATCTGGTCCCAAGTTCCGTATTCCACCACCTGTATGTCAAAGAGAAGGTTCTAAAAAGACACTTTTTGCCAATGTTCAAGAAATTGCCACAGTATTGCAACGTAACCCTGAGCATCTTATACAGTTTTTGTTTGCCGAGTTGGGTACCTCTGGTTCCATTGATGGTGAAAAGAGATTGGTGTTGAAGGGTAAGTTTCAACCCAAGCAAATGGAGAGTGTTTTAAGAAGGTATATCATTGAATACGTTACATGTAAAACATGTAAGAGTATGAACACCGAGTTGAAGCGAGAATCCGCCAACAGATTGCACTTCTTGAGCTGTAAAGCATGTGGATCCACAAGATCTGTTTCTTCCATCAAAACAGGTTTCCAAGCCCAAATCggaaagaggaagaagttTTAA
- the RBD2 gene encoding Putative rhomboid protease (MEROPS:MER0034660) — translation MSASFNELYQKFKKTPALTAGLVVFTFFLCVLKTTFGVTFQSLILYPRSPLDLNLNAISLYSLVHIGYLHWLFNILSIFTPLALFEKRHGTVYTGITLNLLTVIAAVQYCIVGLVFYPETGVAGLSGIAFSFFAYMAYQEHKFKPVMESFNIGSVEIKIYTLSIPFIVALVFMIIFPASSLPGHLAGISTGFLLAMGYINKLYPPSSVILKIEQWVAPGINLLGPIVTYYKEEDALHVRNVGYTPLLVDDIESSATASSSSGITSVGGNVQASSGLAVPPTRASRSSSYVRESRVLGEA, via the coding sequence atgaGTGCCAGTTTCAATGAACTATatcaaaaatttaaaaagacGCCTGCTTTAACTGCGGGACTAGTTGTTTTCACCTTCTTTTTATGCGTTTTAAAGACCACATTTGGAGTCACTTTTCAAAGCTTGATCTTGTATCCGAGATCGCCCTTGGATCTCAATCTCAATGCCATCTCGCTTTATAGCTTGGTCCATATTGGATATTTGCACTGGCTATTCAATATTTTGTCAATCTTCACACCTTTAGCcttgtttgaaaaaaggCACGGAACTGTATATACCGGGATCACATTGAATTTGTTGACTGTTATTGCAGCCGTCCAATATTGTATAGTGGGTCTTGTGTTTTACCCTGAAACAGGAGTTGCTGGATTATCCGGAATTGcattttccttctttgctTATATGGCTTATCAAGAGCACAAATTTAAACCAGTAATGGAATCATTTAATATCGGCTCAGTGGAGATCAAGATTTATACCTTGTCCATCCCATTCATTGTTGCTTTGGTGTTTATGATTATCTTTCCAGCTAGTTCATTACCAGGTCACCTAGCAGGTATCTCGACCGGGTTTTTATTGGCCATGGGATACATCAATAAGCTTTACCCACCATCAAGTGTCATATTGAAGATTGAACAATGGGTAGCACCAGGAATCAACCTTTTGGGACCTATTGTCACATATTACAAGGAGGAAGATGCATTACATGTGAGAAACGTGGGATACACGCCTTTATTGGTTGACGATATTGAGAGTCTGGCCACTGCTTCATCTTCAAGTGGAATAACTTCTGTTGGAGGTAACGTTCAAGCAAGTTCTGGCCTTGCTGTTCCACCTACTCGAGCATCTCGCTCTTCATCATACGTAAGAGAAAGCAGGGTCTTAGGTGAAGCATAG
- the YAR1 gene encoding ankyrin repeat-containing protein has product MSGNVESLTQEEMDVVIYDARVGDLETLQEIFAEVSPSLLLSIKDDITLATPIHMAAANGHLETVRYLLSIIPKEDAVKLVASKNETGNTALHWAAFNGHLEVVQLLIEEYNADAFDKNTAGHDAIYEAENNGKVEVENWFLKKYTPEQEISVEEEGDTTKVVYTPGKESKLADDNAREAAFKASLDEEKSLKSDSNDKKADSNMEKEDLSNEQSLEQGIKDVSIESK; this is encoded by the coding sequence ATGTCGGGTAATGTAGAAAGCTTAACTCAAGAAGAGATGGATGTGGTCATTTATGACGCAAGGGTTGGTGATTTGGAAACATTACAAGAGATTTTTGCTGAAGTATCACCTTCGCTATTATTATCGATAAAAGATGATATTACGCTAGCAACACCGATCCACATGGCAGCAGCAAATGGCCACCTTGAAACAGTACGATATCTTTTATCCATTATACCAAAAGAAGACGCTGTGAAGCTTGTGGCAAGCAAGAACGAGACGGGAAATACTGCGCTCCATTGGGCGGCATTCAATGGTCACCTTGAAGTTGTACAATTGCTTATTGAAGAGTACAACGCCGATGCTTTTGACAAGAACACTGCTGGCCATGATGCAATTTACGAGGCAGAGAATAATGGTAAGGTAGAGGTTGAAAATTGgtttttgaagaaatatACTCCTGAGCAAGAGATCCTGGTggaggaagaaggagaCACCACCAAGGTCGTTTATACACCTGGTAAGGAGAGTAAATTGGCTGATGACAATGCTCGTGAAGCAGCATTCAAGGCTAGCTTGGATGAGGAAAAGTCGCTAAAGAGTGATAGTAATGATAAAAAGGCTGACAGCAatatggaaaaagaagatttaCTGAATGAGCAACTGCTAGAACAAGGTATAAAGGATGTGTCTATAGAAAGTAAATAG
- the INP1 gene encoding Perioxisome inheritance, translated as MEGNFVTSGDDYNDNHDHAQNNSKEPISRTSQSLSPTLSKQKDDSKRRKRKNKSKSNKNQQLNKKLPQNEHQNEHQNEHEHQDLTDNNNSSNSNSNSNNNNKDTSTQTYNAISEPKQKPSIDKSYPMQNSKNSDSKKSAKLNSAALEDSHKTTPAQITEAVLPHAQEPPPVMTLQHAYRSPRREALMRHKQNDHDSVGTTDFRDHLKPKTSKSTKSNLSINSDGPKSPFRSPQSLQNTEQPQFSSDIDAKVTLFKYKSSRIVELINQHTQSGSLLAHGEIEIFQLHNGDVTYLSCGGKSFIYPLLPKIKVLRISFNQFLLPLLNPERYWKIYVDCEDVSTLDCLEGVLKWNVQYINISNDKSDKSDKLDIDDPKHQKHIKHQNDQNDKNDQVFQSNSSKLVSRNTFSTPKHLDLQPAELSENLSGIGVTVIPHFIGNDIPDSPPSAPISPNQTHSVPNTVPNYALSPAEQRKYAKAQNLLLKQPSMQSLSTNVACLDVNSGAEPSPFYLPKQSQSLSATRNLESPYHSVTTSYQKTEQVKNDQSRNVNGNIDNSNSRHHHIDRIDEKSESSMDSLLDEFDDTVARTTKYPQTLSRQSRPVSRQQSIVSIHNPVPVYSRGSYFYGQIGKDEEQDETDVEVEDEEMHFASLNERNRNIYQAPYLTANGVIVNNNNNNNNNNTRNLNRNKNNNSTMSRRSSRSDLYCNESGWMEPNLNSRPSNQGQSHHYPHHHLHHLHQQQQQHSLSTHAKIPRSISNQSINSAISGSNLGSIYRSVIGQRNTRNKAYLQQNQQQQQQSVNSGRHDVWDSSRSVKSMSQANYHRPVQPPLSSRRSAYLRGDTEKHQRSSVSVNGSIGRGRDTGEGVGRGGGVNASAKDVKLDSREIYRLLSSKQVNTNTTSATTNTPPAKPSSSSSSDDMKQKQRQVPKSSSFTSRLFGW; from the coding sequence ATGGAAGGAAACTTTGTAACCAGTGGAGACGATTATAATGATAATCATGATCATGCACAGAATAATTCGAAAGAACCCATATCTCGAACGTCCCAAAGTTTATCGCCAACACTTTCTAAACAAAAAGACGACTCTAAACGGAGGAAGCGAAAGAACAAATCgaaaagcaacaaaaatcaacaattgaacaaaaaactaCCTCAAAACGAACACCAAAACGAACACCAAAACGAACATGAGCACCAAGACCTTActgacaacaacaacagcagcaacagcaacagcaacagcaacaacaacaacaaggacACTTCCACCCAAACTTATAATGCCATTAGTGAACCCAAGCAGAAACCTTCAATTGATAAATCATATCCTATGCAGAACTCGAAAAACTCTGATTCCAAAAAGTCTGCTAAACTAAATTCGGCAGCCTTGGAAGATTCGCATAaaacaacaccagcacAGATAACTGAAGCAGTCTTGCCGCATGCACAGGAGCCGCCTCCAGTAATGACGTTACAACACGCTTACAGGTCGCCGAGAAGAGAAGCTCTAATGCGTCATAAACAAAATGACCATGACTCGGTTGGAACTACAGATTTTCGAGATCACTTAAAACCGAAGACATCAAAATCTACAAAGTCGAATTTGAGTATAAACTCAGATGGACCAAAATCCCCATTTAGATCCCCTCAATCTCTCCAAAACACAGAGCAGCCGCAATTTTCAAGCGACATCGATGCCAAAGTGACATTGTTTAAATACAAGTCACTGAGAATTGTGGAACTTATAAACCAGCATACACAAAGCGGCTCATTATTAGCACACGGAGAAATCGAGATTTTTCAATTGCACAATGGCGATGTCACATACCTCTCGTGCGGCGGGAAACTGTTTATATATCCGCTTCTTCCCAAAATCAAAGTCTTGAGAATTAGTTTTAACCAGTTTCTTTTGCCGTTGCTTAACCCTGAAAGGTACTGGAAGATCTATGTCGATTGTGAAGATGTATCCACTTTAGACTGTTTAGAAGGGGTCTTGAAATGGAACGTGCAATATATCAATATCAGCAACGATAAAAGTGACAAAAGTGATAAACTTGACATAGACGATCcaaaacaccaaaaacaCATAAAGCACCAAAATGACCAGAATGACAAGAATGACCAGGTATTTCAATCTAATTCCTCCAAATTGGTCAGTAGAAACACTTTCTCAACACCAAAACATCTAGACTTACAACCAGCCGAGTTGTCAGAAAACTTGAGTGGAATAGGGGTAACGGTTATACCACATTTTATAGGCAATGATATTCCAGACTCGCCACCTTCGGCACCAATATCTCCCAATCAGACGCACTCTGTGCCAAATACTGTGCCAAATTACGCGCTATCGCCAGCTGAACAGCGAAAATACGCCAAGGCACAAAATCTCTTACTAAAGCAACCATCAATGCAATCATTATCTACAAATGTGGCATGTTTAGACGTGAATTCAGGAGCCGAGCCCTCGCCATTTTATCTACCCaaacaatcacaatcatTGTCTGCAACTCGGAACTTAGAAAGCCCATATCATTCTGTGACTACTTCTTATCAGAAAACTGAGCAGGTAAAAAATGATCAGAGCCGCAATGTAAATGGTAATATCGATAATTCCAACTCACGCCACCATCATATTGACAGAATAGATGAGAAGTCGGAAAGTTCAATGGACTCACTATTAGATGAATTTGATGATACAGTCGCCAGGACAACGAAATATCCTCAAACCTTGTCGCGACAATCTAGGCCTGTGTCACGTCAGCAATCGATTGTTTCAATACATAACCCTGTTCCTGTGTATTCGCGTGGCAGTTACTTTTATGGTCAAATAGGAAAAGACGAGGAGCAGGACGAAACTGATGTTGAGGTTGAAGACGAAGAAATGCATTTTGCTAGCTTGAATGAACGTAATCGAAATATTTATCAAGCACCATACCTTACAGCCAATGGTGTAATtgttaataataataacaacaacaacaacaacaacactcGCAACCTTAATAGgaacaaaaataacaacTCTACCATGAGTAGACGATCATCACGAAGTGATTTGTACTGCAATGAGAGTGGATGGATGGAGCCTAATCTTAATTCGAGACCATCAAACCAAGGGCAACTGCACCACTACccgcatcatcatcttcatcaccttcatcaacaacaacaacaacattcaTTGTCAACCCATGCAAAAATACCCAGATCGATTTCGAACCAAAGTATTAATAGTGCCATATCTGGGAGTAATCTAGGAAGTATTTATCGCTCAGTGATTGGACAACGAAACACTCGTAATAAGGCttatttgcaacaaaaccaacaacaacaacaacaatcagTTAATAGTGGACGTCACGATGTCTGGGACTCTCTGCGTTCTGTTAAGCTGATGTCACAGGCGAATTACCACAGACCTGTTCAACCACCGTTGAGCAGTAGAAGAAGCGCTTATTTGCGGGGTGATACAGAGAAGCATCAAAGAAGTTCTGTATCAGTTAATGGTTCGATAGGAAGAGGTAGGGATACCGGAGAAGGAGTGGGTCGTGGTGGTGGAGTTAATGCATCTGCTAAAGATGTCAAACTAGATTCGAGGGAAATATATCGATTGCTTAGTAGCAAACAAGTGAATACAAACACTACTTccgcaacaacaaacacaccaccagcaaaaccatcatcatcatcatcactgGATGATatgaaacagaaacaacgACAGGTGCCGAAGAGTTCAAGTTTCACTTCTAGACTTTTCGGGTGGTAA
- a CDS encoding uncharacterized protein (BUSCO:EOG09260RNZ), whose protein sequence is MAPKIEELPDDYHNQPEQPVQEDLQVKPPIKKNPFAAKRGTTMRRNPDEVYPERRGLNKLDYLGDKPLDLLFQKLEKILESPYDEITIEQLSEKIFHGQEQDQSCSRYNVIKFLMDQLIQVQEASLESRVGENNSLITISLHDLKTFGKLVNTIVILGVYPALSAFHIGIPFAKRKLKDTTDKSRPAHIAKLEPSPAMELLLLLYEKFYILFQTRSDVTDLLSKGTGFTDFLTIAIALITIPRCNNINNNIGNKNGNSKEQIIQQFRGVEKIAETYELLQTYSLLLTTPSPSYFKQFVMQKIQTLPYDAPRGDGLLTLIEYVLGLREQEDIDIIKFDQVANVVLSKPKEIKTTDYFTSIGKQSYNLLVNINRPHVASCVTYIMEKLWERNKLVVNDFFLQQIWRVFEPRERKKSLSNIKNENSLVLVSEKEFNNGINVLISISRKGLEASLYHAVMEPVILPLWGYYLFLKKNGKSVEIISTILTSYFTVIKDFDENSFTGVDKIRKNLLFDGGNEEKWKYEVGANGLPQIVKRTAEFTSQSKEVKLTKFIEDIDFACTNFVSLLKDVDDEIVHAIFIETLRQWLSGNKGNGASTSPGAGAGAGAGVGSGYNFVLGETGQNPFIKLMDLKVLEGIGQTFKESLARTPHEMLTIVHSFLENLPDEADSMQGINTTKDADSDDEDDENFSDENEKESLLPVLLELLSAILTESDVVIDKSSSAVLLKIKTSLSNIIDEGLNSNVKSSAEALQQRITNLLSGEIATATNKIDAQKTMLSRAITSLNDPLVPIRAHGLYLLRQLVEMRSEVISLDFVINLHLVQLKDPEPYIYLNVIKGLGALIEWEEIPVLKILCGLYRSKDTELDERLRIGEVLLKYIQLANETFAGESAELVVESTLSVIRTHDEDNRIRMSAMSLLGICCKVHPLGLIGHLEAALDCAIGILNLETSKEQAIMRRAAVMLIQDLVIGTSETDKVEFPKKYQRQISTLLKYVEHTDNDIFVREQIQNLNLN, encoded by the coding sequence ATGGCGccaaaaattgaagaattaCCTGATGATTACCATAATCAACCTGAGCAGCCTGTTCAGGAAGATTTACAGGTCAAACCCCCAATTAAAAAGAACCCGTTTGCCGCAAAACGAGGTACAACGATGAGAAGAAACCCAGATGAAGTTTACCCAGAAAGAAGAGGTTTAAATAAACTAGATTATTTGGGGGATAAGCCACTTGACCTattatttcaaaaacttgaaaagattTTGGAGTCCCCTTACGATGAGATCACAATTGAACAACTTTCTGAAAAGATTTTCCATGGCCAAGAACAAGACCAATCTTGTTCCAGGTACAATGTCATCAAGTTTCTTATGGATCAATTGATCCAGGTACAGGAAGCGTCACTAGAAAGTCGAGTTGGAGAGAACAATTCACTCATTACAATATCTTTGCATGATTTAAAAACTTTTGGCAAACTTGTGAATACCATTGTCATTCTTGGAGTTTACCCTGCATTAAGTGCATTTCATATAGGTATACCTTTTGCAAAGAGGAAACTTAAGGATACCACCGACAAAAGTAGACCCGCGCATATTGCAAAATTGGAACCGTCGCCAGCAATGgaactattattattgttatatGAAAAGTTTTATATCTTATTTCAAACACGGTCAGATGTAACGGACTTGTTGAGCAAAGGAACAGGATTCACCGATTTTCTCACCATTGCCATAGCTCTCATCACCATTCCAAGATgcaacaatatcaacaacaatattggCAACAAGAATGGCAACAGCAAAGAACAAATTATTCAGCAATTTCGAGgagttgaaaagattgCAGAGACCTATGAGTTGCTACAAACATATTCCCTACTACTAACCACGCCATCGCCGTCTTACTTTAAGCAATTTGTGATGCAGAAAATTCAGACTCTCCCGTATGATGCACCTCGAGGAGACGGTTTGCTTACATTGATAGAATACGTCTTGGGTTTGCGTGAACAAGAAGATATTGATATCATCAAATTCGACCAAGTGGCAAACGTGGTGCTTCTGAAACCAAAGGAGATAAAAACGACAGATTACTTTACGTCTATTGGAAAACAATCGTATAATCTTTTAGTAAATATTAATAGGCCGCATGTTGCCTCTTGTGTAACATACATCATGGAAAAATTGTGGGAGAGAAATAAACTTGTTGTCAATGACTTTTTCTTGCAGCAAATATGGAGAGTTTTTGAACCtagggaaaggaaaaagagtttgtcaaatataaaaaatgaaaacctGTTGGTTTTAGTttcagaaaaagaattcaaCAATGGAATTAATGTCCTTATATCAATTTCTAGAAAAGGTTTGGAAGCAAGCTTGTACCATGCAGTTATGGAACCTGTTATATTGCCATTGTGGGGttattatttgtttcttaaAAAGAATGGGAAATCCGTGGAGATCATCAGCACAATACTAACAAGTTATTTCACTGTGATCAAAGACTTTGATGAAAACAGCTTTACTGGGGTCGATAAGATACGGAAAAACCTTTTGTTCGATGGTGGTAATGAGGAGAAATGGAAATACGAAGTTGGCGCAAATGGGCTACCGCAGATTGTTAAAAGGACTGCGGAGTTTACTTCACAAAGTAAGGAAGTAAAACTTACAAAGTTTATTGAGGATATCGACTTTGCCTGTACAAACTTTGTAAGTTTGCTCAAGGATGTCGATGATGAGATTGTCCATGCCATATTTATTGAAACCTTGAGGCAATGGCTCAGTGGTAACAAAGGCAATGGTGCTAGTACTAGtcctggtgctggtgctggtgctggtgctggcgTTGGCAGCGGTTATAATTTTGTATTGGGTGAGACTGGTCAAAATCCATTTATCAAATTAATGGACTTGAAAGTGTTGGAGGGTATAGGTCAAACTTTCAAGGAAAGTTTGGCTAGAACTCCGCATGAGATGTTGACTATAGTCCATAGTTTTCTTGAGAATCTTCCTGATGAAGCCGATTCAATGCAAGGCATAAATACTACTAAAGATGCCGATTCtgatgacgaagatgaTGAGAATTTTAGCGACGAGaacgaaaaagagagtTTATTACCAGTGTTATTGGAACTACTTTCTGCTATATTAACCGAGAGTGACGTTGTTATTGATAAATCTTCATCCGCTGTACTACTCAAGATCAAAACATCACTTTCGAATATCATAGACGAAGGTCTTAATTCCAATGTCAAGAGCTCGGCAGAGGCGCTTCAGCAAAGGATTACAAACTTATTGTCGGGGGAGATTGCTACAGCCACTAACAAAATTGATGCGCAAAAGACCATGTTAAGCAGGGCAATTACCAGCTTGAATGATCCTCTAGTTCCTATACGTGCGCATGGTCTTTATTTGTTGAGACAACTAGTTGAGATGCGGAGCGAGGTGATCTCGCTTGACTTTGTCATTAATTTGCATCTAGTGCAACTTAAGGATCCTGAACCGTATATCTACTTGAATGTGATCAAAGGGTTAGGTGCCTTGATCGAGTGGGAAGAAATACCCGTGCTCAAAATCTTGTGTGGACTATACCGTTCGAAAGACACCGAGCTCGATGAGAGGTTACGAATTGGTGAAGTTTTACTCAAATACATACAACTTGCCAATGAGACATTTGCTGGTGAGTCTGCTGAATTGGTAGTGGAATCCACGCTAAGTGTTATTCGCACACACGATGAGGATAACCGAATAAGAATGTCGGCAATGTCATTGTTGGGGATCTGTTGTAAAGTTCACCCGCTTGGATTAATCGGACACTTGGAAGCTGCTTTAGATTGTGCCATTGGGATCTTGAATCTCGAAACTAGCAAGGAGCAAGCAATTATGAGGCGGGCGGCTGTTATGCTAATTCAGGACTTGGTTATCGGGACTTCGGAAACCGATAAAGTTGAATTTCCAAAGAAATATCAGAGACAGATTTCGACATTGTTGAAATATGTTGAGCACACAGATAATGATATTTTTGTTAGAGAGCAGATTCAAAATTTAAATCTAAATTGA
- the ENV7 gene encoding Serine/threonine-protein kinase env7 (BUSCO:EOG09263OAE): MDSILQLLGACFPCFPDLSIPSVWINNDKYKIIKLLGEGGFSYVYLVHGSYSAAGATTTTTTTTTTLHSSSSPSSSSSSSPYALKRINCPFGVQDETYKNAMREIKNYHRFTASKTPYIIQSIDESIVTNPDGSGQINILLPYFERSLQDIINEHVLSNTKMDEGDILRTFIGICRGLEVMHNYKSHKAVTNEINGGNSNISRNEEAEEEEAALLPHDGEEDAVGVEPDSNSNNIDGDDSNEISLSLSSSSTKIPYAHHDLKPANVMFSSSGLPVLVDLGSCSKARIHVTTRQQALTVTDFAQEHCTLPYRAPELMDVSTGAKITEATDIWSLGCLLYCCCFGYSPFEKLEIQQGANLNIAIVQGKYEIPEDRAGYSEELVEMIRKCLQVKAEKRPSAAELVEEALDITRMYQRQ; the protein is encoded by the coding sequence ATGGATTCAATCTTGCAACTTCTTGGCGCATGTTTTCCGTGCTTTCCAGACCTATCCATTCCCTCCGTGTGGATCAATAATGACAAGTACAAGATCATCAAGCTTTTAGGTGAAGGTGGCTTCTCATACGTTTACTTAGTACACGGTTCATATTCAGCGGCAGgagctacaacaacaacaacaacaacaacaacaacacttcactcttcctcttctccttcttcctcatcatcgtcgtcgCCATATGCTCTCAAGAGGATCAATTGTCCTTTTGGGGTCCAGGATGAGACATACAAAAATGCAATGAGGGAGATCAAAAATTATCACAGGTTTACCGCTTCAAAGACGCCGTATATTATTCAGTCAATCGATGAGAGTATAGTGACCAATCCCGATGGACTGGGACAGATTAATATCCTCTTGCCATATTTTGAGAGATCATTGCAAGATATCATCAATGAACACGTCTTGAGTAATACCAAGATGGATGAAGGCGATATATTGAGGACATTCATTGGTATATGTCGCGGGCTAGAAGTAATGCATAACTACAAGTCACATAAAGCCGTCACCAATGAAATCAATGGAGGAAACTCAAATATATCTCGCAACGAAGAAgccgaagaagaagaggctGCGTTGTTGCCTCACGACGGCGAAGAGGATGCAGTTGGGGTTGAGCCGGatagcaatagcaataatATTGATGGAGATGATTCAAACGAAATACTGTTACTgttactgctgctgctgacCAAAATACCATATGCCCACCACGATCTCAAACCGGCAAACGTGATGTTCTCCTCCTCTGGGTTACCCGTACTTGTTGACCTTGGCTCCTGTTCCAAAGCTAGAATCCATGTTACCACGCGGCAACAAGCTCTAACAGTAACAGATTTTGCACAAGAACACTGTACTTTGCCATATCGTGCACCAGAGTTGATGGATGTCTCAACAGGTGCCAAAATTACCGAGGCTACAGACATATGGTCATTGGGCTGTCTACTATACTGCTGTTGCTTTGGGTACTCGCcgtttgaaaaattggagATTCAACAGGGCGCTAACTTAAACATTGCCATCGTTCAGGGGAAATACGAAATACCTGAGGATAGAGCCGGTTATAGTGAAGAGCTTGTGGAGATGATTAGGAAATGTTTACAAGTTAAAGCAGAAAAACGTCCATCCGCAGCTGAGCTAGTTGAAGAGGCATTGGATATAACTAGAATGTATCAGAGACAGTAA